Proteins from a genomic interval of Quercus lobata isolate SW786 chromosome 11, ValleyOak3.0 Primary Assembly, whole genome shotgun sequence:
- the LOC115966371 gene encoding uncharacterized protein LOC115966371, with protein MPGIDGRVIEHSLNINPMKKLVQKKRRVFAPKRNKAVMEEVEKLLTLGFIQEVYYPEWLANVVMVKKSNGKWRMCVDFTDLNNACPKDSFPLPRIDQLVDSTAIHELLTFMDAFSDPDQEAKYWMIYADGSFVAILGGFSVIMTLPEKDVIKYGVQLQFPAMNNEMEYEEILTNMRIAKALEIKNLKLRTDSKLIVGKITNEYKKRRRKNEEVP; from the exons atgccgggaatTGACGGACGTGTGATAGAGCATAGTCTTAATATCAACCCAATGAAGAAGCTCGTCCAAAAAAAGAGACGAGTATTCGCCCCAAAGCGAAACAAAGCAGTTATGGAAGAGGTAGAAAAGCTCTTGACTTTAGGATTTATTCAAGAGGTTTACTACCCCGAATGGCTTGCCAATGTTGTCATGGTAAAAAAGTCCaatggaaagtggagaatgtgtgtggacttcacagacttaaaTAATGCATGCCCTAAAGACAGTTTTCCCCTTCCCAGAATTGACCAGCTCGTTGATTCAACAGCTATCCATGAATTGCTAACcttcatggatgctttttcAG ACCCAGATCAGGAAGCAAAGTACTGGATGATCTATGCAGATGGCTCGTTTGTCGCAATACTTGGAGGCTTCAGTGTAATTATGACATTGCCTGAGAAGGATGTCATTAAGTATGGAGTTCAACTCCAATTTCCAGCGATGAACAACGAAATGGAGTACGAAGAAATCCTTACTAACATGAGAATTGCAAAAGCCCTAgagataaaaaatttgaagctaAGAACCGATTCTAAGTTGATTGTTGGGAAAATAACCAATgagtacaaaaaaagaagaagaaagaatgaagagGTACCTTAA
- the LOC115967819 gene encoding putative disease resistance protein At1g58400 — MKRFVEGVRAFLSTKFGKEQGQPDLEDTTHYYSSTEIQRCCGTHRLGDVFEESDSDVVIGREDEVKELVSRLLDDNDESLRVISLIGDEALGKTALARNVFNRLDIRQHFPRRAWIHVSGDLEYKALLLIILKQLPICSLKNSELMSEEEIRDRLFLILAEHRFLIVLDDLCTVDVWLKLVRAFADAFNGSRVILTTRDLNVAKQIDPWGFPLELSPLTEERSWSLFLKKVGRPEYRKELNNLRGDIWRICDGLPLAIVLLGGVLSALEFKDWSRVIGLAEQRRGSQSPLENIVDFGYDQLPDFLKPCFLYLALFPKAYEIPIRRLLQLWLAEGFVHQFIPHERIPEDEAKRYLEELVCRNMIEIAKWKSDGSPKTCRMPTYLYNDFLPKANDKGFLHVHHCKKDFTSADSPESYIPRLADQFGSISTSESHIQCPSSYLSFDPRKGYKSNKDIGKFLNTIIITSFVTLKVLDLEGVYKPLLPKKLGKFQNLRYLGLRWTGLDTCPESVGDLPCLETLDLKCTNVTSLPSSIWKAKKLRHLYMEEMSIEKPPKKSSPNLLTLMELHIGANCPYRYGLNKFTSLRKLGLTCDSQSAKQTAECISNLGNLQTLRLKARDPFGQPVELVLAPMKEHQSLSNLYLFGEIKMNDMENFPRNLRTLTLSMSGLEIDPMPKLGMLPQLNTLRLFARSYVGWKMTCPSAHFPKLRVLKMWNLERLEQWEVEEGAMPELVELEIRCCEKLKKLVKLEELDSLKELILTNMPQKFVEDIRTRMGTGILLTNKWEFSDLHVKYDTYTSKEETGMEDTGS; from the exons ATGAAGAGGTTTGTGGAGGGAGTCAGAGCTTTTTTATCCACAAAATTTGGGAAGGAACAAGGCCAGCCTGATCTGGAAGACACGACCCATTATTATTCAAGTACAGAAATACAGCGCTGCTGCGGAACCCACCGCCTTGGAGATGTCTTTGAGGAGTCGGATTCGGATGTAGTTATTGGACGTGAAGATGAAGTAAAAGAGCTTGTATCTCGACTGCTCGATGACAATGACGAAAGTCTCCGTGTGATTTCATTAATCGGCGATGAAGCACTTGGCAAGACCGCTTTGGCAAGGAATGTCTTTAACAGACTAGATATTCGGCAGCATTTCCCAAGGCGAGCCTGGATCCATGTTTCCGGAGATCTTGAATATAAAGCTCTCTTGCTCATCATATTAAAACAGCTTCCAATATGTAGCTTGAAGAACTCAGAGCTTATGAGCGAGGAAGAAATACGTGATAGgcttttcttaattttagcGGAGCACAGGTTTCTGATAGTGTTGGATGATCTCTGCACAGTAGATGTTTGGCTCAAGCTTGTCCGTGCCTTTGCAGATGCCTTTAACGGAAGTAGAGTCATTCTCACTACTCGAGACTTAAATGTTGCAAAGCAAATTGACCCGTGGGGTTTTCCACTTGAGCTAAGCCCATTAACTGAGGAGAGGAGTTGGTCATTGTTCTTGAAGAAGGTAGGCAGACCAGAATATCGTAAAGAACTAAACAACCTCAGGGGAGATATTTGGAGAATATGTGACGGTTTGCCTCTAGCAATCGTTCTACTGGGAGGGGTTTTGTCAGCTCTAGAATTTAAGGACTGGTCAAGGGTGATTGGGCTTGCTGAACAACGAAGAGGAAGCCAATCCCCTCTTGAAAATATCGTTGATTTTGGCTATGATCAACTTCCAGATTTTTTAAAGCCCTGTTTCCTATATCTGGCTCTCTTTCCTAAAGCCTATGAAATCCCCATACGGAGGCTGTTGCAGTTGTGGCTTGCCGAGGGATTTGTTCATCAATTCATACCTCATGAGAGAATTCCTGAAGATGAGGCAAAAAGATATTTGGAAGAGCTAGTGTGTAGAAACATGATTGAAATAGCAAAATGGAAATCAGATGGAAGCCCCAAAACGTGTCGAATGCCAACTTATCTCTATAATGATTTCTTGCCAAAAGCCAATGATAAAGGATTTCTTCATGTCCACCATTGCAAGAAAGATTTTACATCTGCAGATTCACCTGAGTCTTATATTCCAAGGCTTGCAGATCAATTTGGCAGCATATCTACTTCAGAATCTCATATTCAATGTCCATCTTCCTACCTTTCTTTCGACCCTAGAAAAGGATACAAATCCAACAAAGATATTGGTAAGTTTCTCAACACAATAATCATTACAAGTTTTGTCACGTTGAAGGTGCTTGACCTAGAGGGTGTCTACAAACCTTTGCTACCTAAGAAACTCggtaagtttcagaatttaaggTACCTAGGCTTACGATGGACTGGCCTTGACACATGTCCAGAGTCTGTTGGGGATCTACCATGTTTGGAGACTTTAGATTTGAAATGTACAAATGTAACCAGTTTGCCAAGTTCCATTTGGAAGGCAAAGAAGCTCAGACATCTCTATATGGAAGAGATGTCCATTGAGAAGCCACCAAAAAAGTCTTCACCTAACCTTCTGACATTAATGGAGCTCCATATTGGTGCTAATTGCCCCTATAGATATGGACTGAACAAGTTCACTAGCCTTAGGAAATTGGGGCTGACATGCGATTCACAATCAGCGAAGCAAACAGCCGAGTGCATCTCAAACCTTGGCAACCTTCAAACCTTAAGGTTGAAAGCAAGAGACCCGTTTGGTCAACCTGTAGAGCTCGTGCTGGCGCCTATGAAGGAACATCAGTCTCTCtcaaacttatatttatttggaGAGATAAAGATGAATGACATGGAGAACTTTCCACGAAACCTCAGAACTCTTACACTGTCGATGTCAGGACTAGAAATAGATCCAATGCCGAAGCTAGGGATGCTGCCTCAGCTGAACACCCTCAGGCTTTTTGCTCGCTCTTATGTAGGGTGGAAAATGACTTGTCCTTCTGCCCACTTTCCTAAGCTTCGTGTCTTGAAAATGTGGAATCTAGAGCGACTAGAGCAGTGGGAGGTGGAGGAAGGTGCAATGCCCGAACTTGTAGAGTTGGAAATTAGATGTTgcgaaaaacttaaaaagttagTTAAATTAGAGGAGCTGGATTCCTTGAAGGAGTTGATTTTAACAAACATGCCGCAGAAATTTGTAGAAGATATTAGAACAAGGATGGGCACAGGCATATTACTCACGAACAAGTGGGAATTTTCTGATTTACAT GTTAAGTATGATACATATACAAGTAAAGAAGAAACAGGAATGGAAGACACTGGATCATAA